The following nucleotide sequence is from Gemmatimonadota bacterium.
CCACATTCAGGCGCAGATTTTCAAACGGATTGAAGCCCACAAACCGCGGACCAAATTTGTCGGGCGATGAAAACATAAAGGTCACCGTGCCAAAATTGGTTCGGTTCAGGTTGGCAGGCCGAAACTCCTGAGACTGGTTATTGCGCTGCAACCAGGTCGAGGCACCTTTGCCATCCCAGTTGAGGAGGCTGTTTTCCGGATCCAGCGACCAGTTGTTGCGCCCAACAGCATCTTCGATCAGTTCGAGCTGATTGCGCGTGTTGTTGCCAAAGGCATTTCCACGTGAAAAGCGCGTAATACCATCCATAGGCCGCGGGAATTCTTCGCCGGTATCACTGCCATTGACGATACCGGGACCAGTGACACCCTCGCCGATGAAGTCACCGTCGCCGTTGGAATCGTGTGTCCACTCATACCAGTAATGCGACAAATAATTGCCATCGTTGTCGATATAGCCAGCATAATTGCCGAAATTCGACGGATTCTTGGTCGCCAGCCTGTCTGGATTGACATAGTGATGGCCGCGAACGCCCGAGTTGCCATTTTCAACCCACTGCACATTGTAGGCAATCGTAAACGCCGTCATGTAGTTGAATTTCTTTTTTACCGACAACTCAAAGCCGCGCGTGTCGCGGTTATTCGTCTGACCCGATGCATTCACCGACCTTTGATGCTGCAAACCCTGAGATTGGTGACGATAGCTACCACCACTGCGGCGGTTGATCTGTTGCTTGTAATACGCCGTCAAACCCGCCGTGTAATCCGTGATGAAGTTCCAGTCTGCACCCACTTCAAAACTCGTGGTCACCAGCGGCACAATTTTTGGCCATCCCCACTGCCCCGCATCTACGACATCCAGTGTGTTGTTTATCTCAGACGGGTCAATCCGACCATTCTGGTTCAAATCCAGAAACTCCTCTTCGGTGCGGTAGCTGTGTGAGAAAATCCACCAGAACTGCTCGACCTGTTCGAACTTGCCAAAGGTGAAGTGCATCGCACTGCTCTCCGTAATCGGATGCGACACACCCACGCGCGGCGAAAAGACATGGATTGCTTGCGGACGATAGGTCGGCATGCCCTCGATCTTTGTCGGATCGTGGTACCTGTACATAGAAAGAAAAAATTCCGATTGCGGCATCTCAGTATTCGGGCTCCAGCGCAAGCCGCGCAAACCCACATTTACCACAATCCCTTCAAACTCCATCTTATCCTGGAAATACACAGCGTATTGACGCGGCACCACGCCGACCTGGGGATTGTTGAACTGGCTGTAATATCGCTCTATCAAACCCCTGAAGTCGTTTTTGTTGCGCGAGAAGCCCCAGTTGTCGTAGAACAAAAAGTCAATACCCGTTTTAATGAAGTGTCCCTTGGTCACCTGGCTCGAATAATCGACCTTGAGCTGATAGCGGTCGCGCTCTGAATTTGTCCAGTTCACCACCGGGCGGCCAATATAGAACCAGCCAGAGTCATTGCCAATACCCGGCTCGACATAGGGCTGACCTGTATTGAACGGCAGTTCCGTATTCACCTCAGATGTGCGGGAATACGAGAACCGAATTTCGTAAAAGGTGCGCGCCGATAGCGTATGCGTCAAAGACGCGTAATTCATAAAATCGCGCGTGCGCAACTTGCCAGCCCCGGAGTATTCCGCAGGCACGAAGAGGTTGCGACCAGAAGAGTTCATATTCTTGCGCGAACCCTGTTCGATGCGCCGAATAACACCCGGATTGTACCGAGATCGCTGATTGAACAGAGACCCATAGTTAAATTTGACGTTGTTACCCGGGCGATACGTCAGCTTGAAGTTCGTGCGGTTGTTGAACGGTGATATCGCCGTGGGCGCGGGAAAAGACGATGGATTGCGATTCATCGAAGACGTCAGCGTGAAGCCAATTCTTCTCATAATCGGACCGCCCAGCATTGCTTCGCCGCGACCACCCCACACGCCCGTGTAATCCTGGCGCACGTGAACCTTGCGCTGAACATCGTCGGTCGCAAACTGAGAATCAGTTATCTCGCCCGTCTGATTGTCGTGCCCCAATGTCCCGTCGGGACCGGGATACCACGCTTGCAAGTTTTCCCACTCGGGATTGCCCCACTGCATCCTGCCGCGATGCACGGGCGCTTCATACACATTTGCTCCCCAGTGCTTTTGCCCGGGAGGCGTAATGCGATATTCGCCTCTACCTGTGTACCTCTGACCGCCCTCTTTGGTCACCACCGAAACGACAGAACCAGCATTGCCATATTCGGCATTCATCCCACCACTCAACACGGTCAGTTCTTGCACGGCACTCGTGTTTACGCCCTGAAAACGCGTAAATCCGGCGCGCGCATCGTTATTCACCACGCGCACCCCATCGACCATATACGCCGTCTCCCAGAAGTTGCCACCGCGAACACTCTCCTCCTCATCGGGGGTCACGCCTGCCTGCAACTCCACAAAGTCCGACATCTCGCGCACGATCGGCAACGACTCGATCTCTTCTGCAGTAATAACGGACTTACTCTCCGTCTTGTCGTGCTCAACTGGCGGACGCTCGGCAACGACGATCATCTCGCCCAATTGGAGCGCTTCTTCCCGCATCTCGAAGTTCACCGTCGTGGTATGGTCAACATTGACGATCACACCCTGGCGAACAGACTTTGAATACCCCATCATAATGGATTCAATATCATAGGTTCCCGGCGGAATATTAATGATGAAGTATTCACCCTCCCCATCGGTGATACCGGCGCGTTTCACGCCATCGATATCGATCACCACATTGGCACCGGGCAACGGATCACCTGTAGCCTCAGTGACCCGTCCACTAATTTTACCCGTTGTGGCCGCTTCTGCCAATCCGGTGCTGATCGCCAGAGCGACCAACAGACCCAGACAACACAATAATCGCTTACTCATTTACGACCCTCCATAAAAAATGGTGAGTGAGGATAGTCCAGTTCTCCATCCTGAAGAACTGAATCTCTGTTTTACTCAAAATAATATTTAAAACTCACGCCAGCATCCACAGTCCCTATCGGAAATGCCTTGTTCATCCCCCAGGCGGTCAATGGATTGACCTCGCCAAAAATGAGATTGTAGCGCACGCGAAAATCAAGCCCATAAGAAGCACCCAGCGATCCCTCAAAACCCGCACTGACGGGAATCGTCCACGCCGTGCGCGTATCCTCTGTGGGCACCAACCCGTGCAACAACACCTGACCATTGACAACCAGGCCGATATTATCAATCTGGGCTTCGGTCAGATTCTTGGTATCCAGGGAAGAGTTCGAATTGCCCGGATATACCAGCGACACCTGCACGCCGCCGCGATCTACCTCTGCTGGAATATCGCGATTGATCGGAGCAATCAGGCCGCGCACCTTGTGGCTATAATCGTAAAAACCAAGGCCCAAACCCAGATAAGGCGACCACTTGCGTTCGGACATGGTCTCGGCATTTTCCCTGAAAAACCACAGCCAGTTTGAAGCCACGCTATTCCAGGTCATCTCAGAATCCGCCTCGGGACTTGGGACCTGACGGCCTTTGTATTCGAACGTGCGACCGGGCAGATTTGAATTGCGAAACTTCGAGTAGTGATACTCCACCTCTGTGGTCAAACGCGGAGAAATCACATAACTCACATTCAAGCCGAACTTCAAATCACCAGCATACCAGCCGCTCAAAGGACCTGTTGGCTGGTGATAGTTCACCAATCCGCCAATAGCCCACAGGTCTGCATCGCGGGCATCAACGGAAGATACAGCAAATAAGAAAACCCCGGCGTACAAAACTAAAAATCTTTTCAAAAGTGCCTCCTTGGGTTTGGGGTGAGCAAAAAGAGAGGACATTATAATGCCGAATAATCGGCAAGACAAGCGATTTATAAAGCACGCAACAAGCCAAATCAGGCTTCCGGAAAAGCATCCAAAACCATGGTGAAAATCGAGATTATCTCGCGTTTTTGTACGCGAAAATTATATATATCCCATTCTAAGACAACAGTTTATGGAAATGATAGATTCTGAAAATCTTATGAATTGCAACCCAAAGAATAAGAATCTCTAAAATGTCATATTAAGCGTAAGCAAATAGAAATAAAAGAGTTAAAACAACCTTGTCAACGAAAAGTTTGTTAAAATTTGTAACAAGACAACTATTTTGATTTATAGAGCTCACTGGTCTTGAAAAAAATGACACTCAAAACCTTCTGGATCGCGGCTCAAAAACATGCCGCGATGACGGCTCGATTGATAAGCTCGATTGATATTAAGGTTAGCGCATTTTCAAAATCCGATTGATCGCTGTCCCACTCAATTTCCTTTCAAAACGCGGCCCGTATTTGGCGACAACGCGCGAGGACACATAAGTCGCGAGCCGCGCAGCCTGAGCCGCGTCATACCCCTGGGTCACAGCAAATAAATACGCACCGGCAAACGAATCGCCCGCACCATTGGTATCCACAGCTTCAACCTCAAAACCCGGCGCCTGCAACACATCGCCACCGTCGCAAACCCGGGCACCCTCCGCACCATACGTCAGAGCCAAACCGCCCACTCGTTGTCGCAACGCGTCAAAAGCCTCTTCCGCCGTCTCCGCACCGGTAAATATCATGCCCTCATCCTCATTGCAAAACAGCATATCCACGCCTGCATTGACCAATGCTGTCATCCTATCCTTAAAAGCAGCCACAATAGACGGATCGCTCAGAGTGAGTGCGACCTTTGTACCACGCGCCTGCGCCACCTTTTGCGCCATCTGTGCCGCTTCAAAGCCATCGTCTGCCGCAACCAGATAACCCTCAATATAAATATACTGACTGTCGGCAATCACAGCATCCTCAACCTGCGCCACACCAAACGTACTCGTAATCCCCAAAAATGTATTCATCGTGCGATCAGCATCCTCCGTAATCATCACCAAACACTTGCCCGTAACCCCTTGCCCGCGATGTGAAGGATTGCACGCCACTCCCGCAGTATTGAGATCGCGAAGATAAAACTCGCCATCGGCATCCTCAGCCACCTTGCATCCGTAATAGCCCCGTCCACCACAATTGGCCAACGCGATCATCGTATTGGCTGCCGAACCGCCCGACGAACGCGCCATCTCCTTCCCGCCCAAAGCATCGATCAACGCGCGCTGGCGATCTCCGTCAATCAGCGTCATCACACCCTTGTCAATCCCCATCGCCTCAAAAAACGACGGATCAACCCGAAACTGGATATCCACCAGCGCATTGCCCAGCCCATACACATCGTATTGACGCATGGTTTCTCCTCGCTAAAAAAACTGTGTAACATTAAAAAACTCTATATGTCGTTATCCCACAATATTAAAATTATACATACCCATAAAAAAATCCCCGACAGCTTTGAACTGCCGGGGATTTTTTTATGGATGTAACCTGTTGGGGGTGCGAGACAAAAAAGTCGTCTCGCGCACAGAGGACAAGCCGAGCATAACCATAAGCAAACGCGACAGGCCAAAACCAAATCCCCCGTGCGGAGGACATCCGTACTTAAAAAAATCGAGATAAAACTGAATAACCCTTAAATCCAGCCCTTTCTCTCTCGCCTGCGCCCTCAGAACATCGGGACGGTGTTCGCGCTGCGCCCCTGTAGTAATTTCCACACCGCGATAGAGCAGATCAAAGCTCCTGGTCAACTCAGGCTGGCCCGGATGACGCATGTGGTAAAATGGCCGCACAGACACCGGGTAGTCTATCACAAAGACATAATCGCAACCCCGGGTTTTGCGGATATACTCACCGAGCAAACGCTCGCCCTTTGGATCGAGATCGCCTTCTCGCTCTGGCGCGTGGCCCTGTTCGAACAACACTGCCAATGCCTCAGCCATCGTGATCCGCGGAAAAGGCAACGCTGGCACCGTGAGTTCAACGCCGTAATTTTCGGCAATCTCATCACCATATTTTTCTCGCACCGTATAAATGACCTGCTGAAGCCACGCTTCTTCAAATGCCATCACATCCTCGTGACTATCAATCCATGCGATCTCGACATCCACACTGGTAAACTCCGTCGTATGGCGCGAGGTAAATGAGGGATCGGCGCGAAAAACCGGCGCAACCTCAAACACGCGATCAAAACCAGACGCCATCGCCATCTGTTTGTAAAACTGAGGCGATTGCGCCAGATAGGCTGTGGTGTTGAAATACGGCAGCGCAAACAACTCAGCCCCTGACTCACTGGCTGTACCCATCAGTTTGGGAGAGTGGATCTCGATAAAATGATTCTGCATCCAATACTCGCGCATAGCTTCTTCAACAGTAGTTTGTATCTCAAAAATCAACCGACTGCGCGGAACGCGAAGATCGAGATGCCGCCAATCCAGCCGATGGTCAATACCCGATGCACTTTCGGAAAACGGATCCAGAGGCAACGGCGCTTCAGCTACATTGACAACGCACAACTCTGCAAGCTGAATCTCAACACCCCCCAGACGAACACCTGTATTTTCGACAACGCGTCCGCTTATGGATATCGCCGATTCTCGCGTAAGAGCAGAAACCCGCTCTGCCAACGCCCCTGTCTTTTCGTGAACGACCTGTACACTTCCCGTGCGATTTCTCAAAATGAGAAACTGGACATGCTTTTGATCGCGCAGGGTATGCACCCATCCCTGAAGGGTAACAGTTTGATCGATATATTTGGAAAGTTCAGATATTGCGATGTATTTCATGACAGACTCCTTTTGGTTTTCAGGCACAAAAAAAGCCCGTTGTCACATCTTTTTGACAACGGGCACTTTACTCTACATGCTGGCACAAGACGACCTATGCCGGTCCAGCCCGTCGCCGGATCGGATTATTATCGTCATTATTATTGCCAGAAAACTGAGCGATTTGGAAATAGTGTATATGTATGGTATTCATCTTAAACTCTTCTCCCGCCAAAAACAGCGAGTTCAAAAAGCTTGAAATAACAATCTACATCTGAAAAACCAATGGCTCTGAGCCAATCGCATTGATCTTCAACAGACGCGAGAATATTCGCCTGTTTGTCATCGCGATAATAATAAGCCCGCGCAATTTCATCGCGCGATGCTTCCGGGTCTCGCTGGGTAACAGAATC
It contains:
- a CDS encoding carboxypeptidase regulatory-like domain-containing protein, with the protein product MSKRLLCCLGLLVALAISTGLAEAATTGKISGRVTEATGDPLPGANVVIDIDGVKRAGITDGEGEYFIINIPPGTYDIESIMMGYSKSVRQGVIVNVDHTTTVNFEMREEALQLGEMIVVAERPPVEHDKTESKSVITAEEIESLPIVREMSDFVELQAGVTPDEEESVRGGNFWETAYMVDGVRVVNNDARAGFTRFQGVNTSAVQELTVLSGGMNAEYGNAGSVVSVVTKEGGQRYTGRGEYRITPPGQKHWGANVYEAPVHRGRMQWGNPEWENLQAWYPGPDGTLGHDNQTGEITDSQFATDDVQRKVHVRQDYTGVWGGRGEAMLGGPIMRRIGFTLTSSMNRNPSSFPAPTAISPFNNRTNFKLTYRPGNNVKFNYGSLFNQRSRYNPGVIRRIEQGSRKNMNSSGRNLFVPAEYSGAGKLRTRDFMNYASLTHTLSARTFYEIRFSYSRTSEVNTELPFNTGQPYVEPGIGNDSGWFYIGRPVVNWTNSERDRYQLKVDYSSQVTKGHFIKTGIDFLFYDNWGFSRNKNDFRGLIERYYSQFNNPQVGVVPRQYAVYFQDKMEFEGIVVNVGLRGLRWSPNTEMPQSEFFLSMYRYHDPTKIEGMPTYRPQAIHVFSPRVGVSHPITESSAMHFTFGKFEQVEQFWWIFSHSYRTEEEFLDLNQNGRIDPSEINNTLDVVDAGQWGWPKIVPLVTTSFEVGADWNFITDYTAGLTAYYKQQINRRSGGSYRHQSQGLQHQRSVNASGQTNNRDTRGFELSVKKKFNYMTAFTIAYNVQWVENGNSGVRGHHYVNPDRLATKNPSNFGNYAGYIDNDGNYLSHYWYEWTHDSNGDGDFIGEGVTGPGIVNGSDTGEEFPRPMDGITRFSRGNAFGNNTRNQLELIEDAVGRNNWSLDPENSLLNWDGKGASTWLQRNNQSQEFRPANLNRTNFGTVTFMFSSPDKFGPRFVGFNPFENLRLNVVYRLFTGRRFFYSPPERGGEGFYNGPIHTRTDINFEKTFKFNRRASVTAFFEAFNLFNQRDPHISYRVDNQLVEVGAEYVEWGVIYTPLPDNPEYIQYGDVGDYLRHQDSPREFHFGLRTRF
- a CDS encoding adenosine kinase; the encoded protein is MRQYDVYGLGNALVDIQFRVDPSFFEAMGIDKGVMTLIDGDRQRALIDALGGKEMARSSGGSAANTMIALANCGGRGYYGCKVAEDADGEFYLRDLNTAGVACNPSHRGQGVTGKCLVMITEDADRTMNTFLGITSTFGVAQVEDAVIADSQYIYIEGYLVAADDGFEAAQMAQKVAQARGTKVALTLSDPSIVAAFKDRMTALVNAGVDMLFCNEDEGMIFTGAETAEEAFDALRQRVGGLALTYGAEGARVCDGGDVLQAPGFEVEAVDTNGAGDSFAGAYLFAVTQGYDAAQAARLATYVSSRVVAKYGPRFERKLSGTAINRILKMR
- the aspS gene encoding aspartate--tRNA(Asn) ligase, whose amino-acid sequence is MKYIAISELSKYIDQTVTLQGWVHTLRDQKHVQFLILRNRTGSVQVVHEKTGALAERVSALTRESAISISGRVVENTGVRLGGVEIQLAELCVVNVAEAPLPLDPFSESASGIDHRLDWRHLDLRVPRSRLIFEIQTTVEEAMREYWMQNHFIEIHSPKLMGTASESGAELFALPYFNTTAYLAQSPQFYKQMAMASGFDRVFEVAPVFRADPSFTSRHTTEFTSVDVEIAWIDSHEDVMAFEEAWLQQVIYTVREKYGDEIAENYGVELTVPALPFPRITMAEALAVLFEQGHAPEREGDLDPKGERLLGEYIRKTRGCDYVFVIDYPVSVRPFYHMRHPGQPELTRSFDLLYRGVEITTGAQREHRPDVLRAQAREKGLDLRVIQFYLDFFKYGCPPHGGFGFGLSRLLMVMLGLSSVRETTFLSRTPNRLHP